In the genome of Halobacterium noricense, one region contains:
- the thrC gene encoding threonine synthase, with translation MTDLSLGGPTPDVADDGVWLACVECGDTIAPFDDVVYECPDCGGLLEAQYDDYPAFDEFSGDGVWRYSAALPFDEGVSIREGNTPLYDVPAIEAEADVADLRVKHEGANPTGSFKDRGMTVGVKVADRLGVDRLACASTGNTSAALAAYGARANTPVLVLLPAGKVAAGKVAQAALHGARICEVDGNFDDCLDVVAELADRGEAYLLNSLNPFRLEGQKTIGLEILEQSRDAHGHFPDRIVLPVGNAGNTAALYKCFRELVEAGELEESEMPKLTGVQAEGAAPMVEAVEKGRDYVERWNDVETRATAIRIGNPVNAPKALPGIYDTGGTAVAVSDEKITEAQRMLAEDGVGVEPASAASVAGLLKLRERGDIDADERVVCLTTGHLLKDPEAAAEAGGDTTPVPADADGVLDAL, from the coding sequence ATGACTGACCTCTCGCTGGGCGGCCCGACGCCCGACGTCGCCGACGACGGCGTCTGGCTGGCGTGCGTCGAGTGCGGCGACACCATCGCGCCGTTCGACGACGTGGTGTACGAGTGCCCGGACTGCGGTGGCCTGCTGGAAGCCCAGTACGACGACTACCCGGCGTTCGACGAGTTCTCCGGCGACGGCGTCTGGCGGTACTCCGCGGCGCTCCCCTTCGACGAGGGCGTCTCGATCCGCGAGGGGAACACGCCGCTGTACGACGTCCCCGCAATCGAGGCCGAAGCGGACGTCGCGGACCTCCGCGTGAAACACGAGGGCGCGAACCCGACTGGCAGTTTCAAGGACCGCGGGATGACCGTCGGCGTGAAGGTCGCCGACCGGCTCGGCGTCGACCGACTCGCGTGCGCGTCCACGGGGAACACGTCCGCGGCGCTGGCGGCGTACGGCGCTCGCGCGAACACGCCCGTGCTCGTCCTCCTTCCCGCCGGCAAGGTCGCCGCGGGGAAGGTCGCGCAGGCGGCGCTGCACGGTGCGCGCATCTGCGAGGTGGACGGCAACTTCGACGACTGCCTCGACGTCGTCGCGGAGCTTGCGGACCGCGGGGAGGCGTACCTCCTGAACAGCCTCAACCCGTTCCGCCTGGAGGGCCAGAAGACCATCGGCCTCGAAATCCTAGAGCAGTCCCGGGACGCCCACGGGCACTTCCCGGACCGCATCGTGCTGCCGGTCGGGAACGCGGGGAACACGGCGGCGCTGTACAAGTGCTTCCGCGAACTCGTCGAAGCGGGCGAACTCGAGGAGTCCGAGATGCCGAAGCTCACGGGCGTGCAGGCCGAGGGCGCGGCCCCGATGGTCGAGGCCGTCGAGAAGGGCCGCGACTACGTCGAGCGCTGGAACGACGTGGAGACGCGGGCGACCGCCATCCGCATCGGCAACCCCGTGAACGCGCCGAAGGCGCTGCCCGGCATCTACGACACGGGTGGGACGGCCGTCGCCGTCTCCGACGAGAAGATTACCGAGGCCCAGCGCATGCTCGCGGAGGACGGCGTCGGCGTGGAGCCGGCGTCCGCCGCGAGCGTCGCCGGCCTCCTGAAACTCCGCGAGCGCGGCGACATCGACGCCGACGAGCGCGTCGTCTGCCTCACCACGGGCCACCTCCTGAAGGACCCCGAGGCGGCCGCCGAAGCCGGCGGCGACACGACGCCCGTCCCCGCGGACGCGGACGGCGTGCTGGACGCGCTGTAA